A stretch of Aedes aegypti strain LVP_AGWG chromosome 2, AaegL5.0 Primary Assembly, whole genome shotgun sequence DNA encodes these proteins:
- the LOC5564802 gene encoding uncharacterized protein LOC5564802 has protein sequence MKPRWNLVVTLGILLQIVTLVSAKAIIDQKAEETHNSNVQEQTGGAQKRIGYDYPAPALPISFDEHHHHEEPLVDNLQVQPLVDPHLHHVEPVIEEHHHEEHHPDPGFWKKKLIWKEGWKKIWKPGKKQIWKPDWKKIWKPIWVPTQIPVWKDIQVPAWKQIWKPVWKEIQVPAWKEIQVPDWKKIWKPIWVPIKVPAWKDIQVPAWKQIWKPVWKEIQVPDWKEIQVPAWKQVWYPAWVKVGIPGEKFLGKDHDGWEYTSHDLWKKKLVWKSAWKKIWKTEQKQIWRTDKKLEWKAAWKQIWKPGKKQIWVEDKKLAWKEAWKQVWRTEKKQVWVPEKKLEWKAAWVQIWKPSKKLIWVPDKKLEWKEAWKQIWVPGWKEIWVPAWKQIWKPVWISEWFPSPDPHEHHHEIEHGWDRKDAAGTKVVFKRSDPASAQPKAVEPAPAAANITPAVVKTDTTENKSDFRFP, from the exons GTCACCCTCGGTATATTGCTACAAATCGTCACTTTAGTTAGTGCTAAAGCCATCATCGACCAGAAAGCCGAGGAAACACACAACAGCAATGTGCAGGAACAAACGGGCGGCGCCCAGAAGCGAATCGGTTACGACTATCCGGCGCCAGCCTTGCCCATCTCTTTCGACGAGCACCACCACCATGAGGAACCGTTGGTAGATAATCTGCAGGTGCAACCCCTGGTCGATCCGCACCTGCACCACGTGGAACCGGTGATCGAGGAACACCACCACGAGGAGCATCATCCCGATCCGGGATTCTGGAAGAAGAAGCTCATCTGGAAGGAGGGCTGGAAGAAAATTTGGAAACCGGGCAAAAAGCAGATCTGGAAACCGGACTGGAAGAAGATCTGGAAGCCCATTTGGGTGCCAACGCAGATCCCAGTGTGGAAGGACATACAG GTCCCAGCCTGGAAACAAATCTGGAAACCAGTTTGGAAGGAGATTCAAGTTCCCGCGTGGAAAGAAATCCAAGTGCCAGACTGGAAAAAGATCTGGAAACCAATTTGGGTCCCGATAAAGGTGCCAGCCTGGAAGGACATCCAAGTGCCGGCGTGGAAGCAAATCTGGAAACCGGTCTGGAAGGAGATTCAGGTCCCCGACTGGAAGGAAATTCAAGTCCCGGCGTGGAAACAGGTTTGGTATCCGGCGTGGGTGAAGGTAGGCATTCCAGGCGAGAAGTTCTTGGGTAAGGATCACGACGGATGGGAATACACCAGTCACGATCTGTGGAAGAAGAAACTGGTGTGGAAATCGGCGTGGAAGAAGATCTGGAAAACAGAACAGAAGCAAATTTGGCGAACGGACAAGAAGCTAGAATGGAAGGCTGCCTGGAAGCAAATCTGGAAGCCAGGCAAGAAGCAAATCTGGGTGGAGGATAAGAAACTGGCGTGGAAGGAAGCTTGGAAACAAGTGTGGCGAACTGAGAAAAAGCAG GTATGGGTGCCAGAGAAGAAACTCGAATGGAAGGCTGCCTGGGTTCAGATTTGGAAGCCAAGCAAGAAATTGATCTGGGTTCCGGACAAGAAACTGGAATGGAAGGAAGCCTGGAAACAGATCTGGGTCCCCGGATGGAAGGAAATCTGGGTGCCAGCTTGGAAGCAAATCTGGAAACCGGTATGGATTTCCGAGTGGTTCCCTTCGCCGGATCCACATGAGCATCATCACGAAATCGAGCACGGCTGGGATCGCAAGGACGCAGCCGGCACGAAAGTAGTTTTCAAGCGAAGTGATCCTGCTTCCGCTCAACCAAAGGCCGTCGAGCCAGCCCCGGCGGCGGCAAACATTACGCCAGCAGTGGTCAAAACCGATACCACCGAGAACAAGTCGGACTTCCGGTTTCCATAA